CGTCAAGTTCGTCCTGATCGACGGCAGTTTCCACGCCGTGGACTCCAGCGAGCAGGCTTTCAAGACCTGCGCCCAATTGGCCATCAAGGAAGCCATCGCCAAGGCTTCGCCGCACGTTCTGGAACCGATCATGAAGATCGAGGTGAACACGCCCGACGAATACATGGGCGAGATCATCGGCGACATCAACCGCCGCCGCGGCCGGATCGACAGCATGCGCCGTTTCCGCAAGGGTTCGCAGAAGATCAACGGCAGCATACCGCTGATGGAGATGTTCGGCTACGCGTCGGTGTTGCGCACCGTGTCCAGCGGCCGGGCCAGCCACTCAATTGAATTTTTGCACTACTCACCTTTACCCAAATCGATCGAGGAAAAACTGCTCGCCGACCTGCGCGAGAAAAAAGCCGAGAAAAAATAACCTTTCCGCGCGGGTGCTTCGTCAGGCCATCGGAATTCTCGGCACCGGTTTTCCCCCCATACCGCTGCCTGCGGTTTAGGGCAGGCGGACGACCTGGGCCTTGACGGTGGTCGGCTTGCCCGACCGCTCCAGCAGCAGAACGCGCCGCGCGCCGGGTTTGCCGCGCAGGGCGTTGATTACCATTCCCATGGTCGCGCCGGCAACATCCAGGCCGTCCACCCGCAAAAGCCTGTCGCCGGCCTGAACGCCGGGAACAACCGGCCGGCCGTCGCGTTGCACAATGCCGGCCACGCTAAATGAACCGTCGTTCTCGGGGCGCAGGGTCAAACCGACGATGTCCAGATCGCGAAGCGCCGGCACCGGTCCCGGCTGCCACCAGGTCATCTGCCCCGGGAAATCGACTTCCAGGCGGAAGCGGGCGATAAACTCGGCGCCGAGGAAGCCAACGACCGGCCCGGCCGACTTCTGCGAATACCAATCGAACAATCTCTGGTCCAGACCTAAGACGGCAAGCTCCCGGGCGACGGGCAAAGAGCCGATGGCCAAAGCGGGCAGGCAAAGCAGCGCGCCCTGCGTTTCAAAGGGGAAGCCGAAAAAGTTGGTCGAACCGGCGGCGCCGACGGCATGGGGCCAATCGGCGTGGCGGGCCAGCCAAGCCGCGCTCAGCTTGTCGCTCAACCAGGTGCCGGCCGAGCCGTTGTCAATGCCCAGCGCCACTTTCTCTCCGTCCAATGTCGCCTCGACCATGAACAGGCCGGTCTCGGGATTGACGCGACAAGGAACGGCCGTTCCGACCGGAGCGAGCACCCCGGCCAAGGCCACGGTCAGTCGGTGCGCCGGGTAGTCGAAGACGACGTGCAGCCGGCGCAGGCAGCGCGCCGGCAGGACGCATTCGGCTTCCACTCCCGGGATGGCGAAGCGGCCGCG
This genomic interval from Candidatus Aminicenantes bacterium contains the following:
- the fusA gene encoding elongation factor G (EF-G; promotes GTP-dependent translocation of the ribosome during translation; many organisms have multiple copies of this gene), translating into VKFVLIDGSFHAVDSSEQAFKTCAQLAIKEAIAKASPHVLEPIMKIEVNTPDEYMGEIIGDINRRRGRIDSMRRFRKGSQKINGSIPLMEMFGYASVLRTVSSGRASHSIEFLHYSPLPKSIEEKLLADLREKKAEKK